Proteins from a genomic interval of Rosa chinensis cultivar Old Blush chromosome 2, RchiOBHm-V2, whole genome shotgun sequence:
- the LOC112188025 gene encoding rho GDP-dissociation inhibitor 1, translating into MGGGQKSDKEKVEEEDTDNEAGEGLPRQMSETSVSAAEDDDDEENSNKIQLGPQCTLKEQIEKDKDDESLRRWKEQLLGAVDFESVGETLDPEVKIISLSILTPDRPDIVLDVPDNGKPKGLWFTLKEGSPHNLKFSFRVSNNIVSGLKYTNTVWKTGVKVDSTKEMIGTFSPQPEPYTHVMPEVVTPSGMFARGSYSARSKFLDDDNKCYLEINYTFDIRKEWAAC; encoded by the exons ATGGGTGGGGGACAGAAGAGTGACAAAGAAAAAGTGGAGGAAGAAGATACTGATAATGAAGCAGGAGAGGGACTTCCCAGGCAGATGAGTGAGACTTCTGTTTCTGCAgctgaggatgatgatgatgaagaaaacaGCAACAAGATTCAGTTGGGTCCTCAATGCACTCTCAAAGAGCAGATTGAGAAGGATAAG GATGATGAGAGCTTGAGGAGGTGGAAGGAACAGCTTCTTGGGGCTGTGGATTTTGAGAGTGTTGGAG AAACTCTAGACCCAGAAGTAAAGATTATTAGCCTCTCAATCCTCACTCCTGATAGACCTGacattgttcttgatgttccgGACAATGGAAAACCCAAAGGCTTGTGGTTTACTCTGAAGGAAGGTAGTCCTCACAACTTGAAATTCTCCTTCCGAGTTAGCAATAACATTGTATCTGGCCTCAAGTACACCAATACTGTTTGGAAAACCGGCGTCAAGG TGGACAGCACAAAAGAGATGATTGGAACCTTCAGTCCTCAGCCAGAGCCATACACACATGTGATGCCAGAAGTGGTCACACCTTCCGGCATGTTTGCAAGAGGATCATATTCTGCAAGATCAAAG TTTCTCGACGATGATAACAAGTGCTACTTGGAAATCAATTACACCTTTGATATTCGAAAGGAATGGGCTGCGTGCTAG